From a single Streptomyces sp. NBC_00377 genomic region:
- a CDS encoding group II truncated hemoglobin yields the protein MTAPETATPRTTVEYIRYRIPQERSAEFLAAYTRAARELAASPHCVDYELARCEEDFGHFILRITWTSTEDHLKGFRASDLFPAFLAEIRPYVGDIDEMRHYKVTSVRGAGSAVPTLYEWAGGAEAFTRLTDAFYAKVLRDDLLAPVFEGLAPEHAEHVALWLAEVFGGPGSYSATQGGHSHMVAKHFGRDITEPQRRRWVNLIQDAADEAGLPADAEFRSAFLAYVEWGTRLAVHFSGPDAKPPAEQPVPTWGWGAAPPYRG from the coding sequence ATGACGGCACCCGAGACAGCCACGCCCCGCACCACGGTCGAGTACATCCGGTACCGCATCCCGCAGGAGCGGTCCGCGGAGTTCCTGGCCGCGTACACCCGAGCCGCGCGCGAGCTCGCGGCCTCCCCGCACTGCGTCGACTACGAACTCGCCCGCTGCGAGGAGGACTTCGGACACTTCATTCTGCGGATCACCTGGACGTCGACCGAGGACCACCTCAAGGGCTTCCGGGCCTCGGACCTGTTCCCCGCCTTCCTCGCGGAGATCAGGCCGTACGTCGGGGACATCGACGAGATGCGGCACTACAAGGTCACCTCGGTGCGTGGAGCGGGCTCCGCCGTGCCCACGCTGTACGAGTGGGCGGGCGGGGCGGAGGCCTTCACCCGGCTCACGGACGCCTTCTACGCCAAGGTGCTCCGGGACGACCTGCTCGCGCCGGTCTTCGAGGGCCTCGCCCCCGAGCACGCCGAGCACGTCGCCCTCTGGCTCGCGGAGGTCTTCGGCGGGCCGGGGAGCTACTCGGCGACGCAGGGCGGCCACAGTCACATGGTCGCCAAGCACTTCGGGCGGGACATCACCGAACCCCAGCGCCGCCGCTGGGTCAACCTCATCCAGGACGCCGCCGACGAGGCGGGGCTGCCGGCCGACGCCGAGTTCCGGTCGGCGTTCCTCGCCTATGTGGAGTGGGGCACGCGGCTCGCCGTCCATTTCTCCGGCCCGGACGCCAAGCCGCCCGCCGAACAGCCGGTCCCGACGTGGGGCTGGGGCGCGGCTCCGCCGTACCGGGGCTGA
- a CDS encoding ABC transporter ATP-binding protein, translated as MYELRGVTKRYTRGKETVHALDGVDLTIPDGDRLVIQGPTGGGKSTLLQMIGALDRPTEGEVVLDGVDLAKLSEARLTKVRSENIGFVFQSFNLIPTLNAQENVETALVPLGVKVRERRERAAEALRSVGLGERLGHLPSEMSGGQQQRVAIARALVKQPKVLLADEPTGNLDESMRDEIMDVLYAMWKEHGLTFIMVTHDSAIAKKAPRLATIRKGRITVKENAASK; from the coding sequence ATGTACGAACTCAGAGGCGTCACCAAGCGCTACACCCGGGGCAAGGAGACCGTCCACGCCCTCGACGGCGTCGACCTGACCATCCCGGACGGCGACCGGCTCGTCATCCAGGGCCCCACCGGCGGCGGCAAGTCCACGCTGCTCCAGATGATCGGCGCGCTCGACCGGCCCACCGAGGGCGAGGTCGTCCTCGACGGCGTCGACCTGGCCAAGCTCTCCGAGGCCAGGCTGACGAAGGTGCGCAGCGAGAACATCGGCTTCGTCTTCCAGTCCTTCAACCTCATCCCGACGCTCAACGCCCAGGAGAACGTCGAGACGGCCCTCGTCCCGCTGGGCGTGAAGGTCAGGGAGCGACGCGAACGGGCCGCCGAGGCGCTGAGGTCCGTGGGCCTGGGCGAGCGCCTCGGGCATCTGCCGTCCGAGATGTCCGGCGGCCAGCAGCAGCGCGTCGCGATCGCCCGCGCGCTGGTGAAGCAGCCGAAGGTGCTGCTCGCCGACGAGCCCACCGGCAACCTCGACGAGAGCATGCGCGACGAGATCATGGACGTGCTGTACGCGATGTGGAAGGAGCACGGACTGACCTTCATCATGGTCACGCACGACTCTGCGATCGCGAAGAAGGCCCCGCGCCTGGCCACGATCCGCAAGGGCAGGATCACGGTGAAGGAGAACGCGGCGTCCAAGTGA
- a CDS encoding ABC transporter permease, translating into MFFTYLRRELRRRRKAALVVASGLALGIALVIVVTSVSSGMGKAQDKVLQSLYGLGTDMTVTKAASPTASASDRPRFQFDAQDNGSDAEQSTDRVMVQGFQTLSASTVTEVGEQSGVSDAVGGLSLQVLKVNGQFTRGQFQQNGEAGGGGRQGGGNGGPQGEVRGGGANFDVNSYSVYGTDVTRPALGPLTSSTLTGGRTFKSSESNGKVAVVDSAYAKEKSLKVGSTLTISSVKFSVIGIATADSGDAAANVYIPLTQAQTLSDSKGKVTTIYVKATDSQKIGSVKSTIQKNVSGTTVTTSADLADTVSGSLSTASSLATNVGKWLSIAVLIAAFLVAGLLTSSAVSRRVREFGTLKALGWKSGRVTRQVVGEAMVNGLLGGALGIALGLAGAYAVTAISPTLQAQLGGGGGGQGGPGGGGGFGGFGRRAAAKTLDVALTAPVSATTVAMAVGLAVAGGLIAGAFGGWRASRLRPADALRRVE; encoded by the coding sequence ATGTTCTTCACCTACCTGAGGCGCGAACTGCGCCGCCGCAGAAAGGCGGCCCTCGTCGTCGCCTCCGGGCTCGCGCTGGGCATCGCGCTGGTCATCGTGGTCACCTCCGTGTCCTCCGGCATGGGGAAGGCCCAGGACAAGGTTCTCCAGTCCCTGTACGGCCTCGGTACGGACATGACGGTCACCAAGGCCGCCTCGCCGACCGCGAGCGCCTCGGACCGGCCGCGCTTCCAGTTCGACGCGCAGGACAACGGCTCCGACGCGGAGCAGAGCACCGACCGTGTCATGGTGCAGGGCTTCCAGACCCTGTCGGCCTCGACCGTCACCGAGGTCGGCGAGCAGAGCGGTGTCTCCGACGCGGTCGGCGGACTAAGCCTCCAGGTCCTCAAGGTCAACGGCCAGTTCACCCGCGGCCAGTTCCAGCAGAACGGCGAAGCGGGCGGCGGTGGCCGGCAGGGCGGCGGCAACGGCGGGCCGCAGGGTGAAGTGCGGGGCGGCGGCGCCAACTTCGACGTCAACAGCTACTCCGTCTACGGCACCGACGTCACCCGTCCCGCGCTCGGTCCGCTGACCTCCTCGACGCTCACCGGCGGCCGCACCTTCAAGTCCTCGGAGAGCAACGGCAAGGTCGCCGTCGTCGACTCGGCGTACGCCAAGGAGAAGTCGCTCAAGGTCGGCTCCACGCTCACCATCAGCAGCGTCAAGTTCTCGGTGATCGGCATCGCCACGGCCGACAGCGGAGACGCCGCTGCCAACGTCTACATCCCGCTGACCCAGGCCCAGACGCTCAGCGACTCCAAGGGCAAGGTCACGACGATCTACGTCAAGGCGACCGACTCCCAGAAGATCGGCAGTGTCAAGTCGACCATCCAGAAGAACGTCTCGGGCACGACGGTGACGACCTCGGCCGACCTCGCGGACACCGTCTCCGGCTCGCTCTCCACGGCCTCCTCGCTCGCCACCAACGTCGGCAAGTGGCTGTCCATCGCGGTCCTGATCGCCGCGTTCCTGGTCGCCGGACTGCTCACCTCCTCGGCGGTCTCCCGCCGCGTCCGTGAGTTCGGCACGCTGAAGGCGCTGGGCTGGAAGTCCGGCCGGGTCACCCGGCAGGTCGTCGGCGAGGCCATGGTCAACGGTCTGCTGGGCGGTGCCCTCGGCATCGCGCTGGGCCTGGCCGGCGCGTACGCCGTGACCGCGATCAGCCCGACGCTTCAGGCCCAGCTGGGCGGCGGAGGCGGCGGCCAGGGCGGCCCCGGAGGCGGGGGCGGCTTCGGCGGCTTCGGCCGCCGGGCGGCGGCCAAGACCCTCGACGTGGCGCTGACGGCGCCGGTGAGCGCCACCACGGTCGCCATGGCGGTCGGTCTCGCCGTGGCCGGCGGTCTGATCGCGGGAGCGTTCGGCGGCTGGCGCGCCTCGCGGCTGCGTCCCGCGGACGCCCTGCGCCGCGTCGAGTAG
- a CDS encoding L,D-transpeptidase, which yields MTDSRRRRGLMTASALLGGVLVLSACSGGDSGASDGGGSSSQAKADEAAAKKSSEAQIKITPADGSDNASINNSAAVTVSKGTLTAVTMTTTEGTAVEGALSADKTSWKPNTQLERSTTYKVAAEAKDASGLVAHENASFTTVSPNNSFIGNFTPENGSTVGVGMPVSITFNKAITNKAAVQKGVTVTSTSGQEVVCHWFSTQRMDCRPEDYWKENSTVTLKLALDGVEGADGVIGVQQKTVTFKVGRNQVSYVDAKTKQMKITHNGAVIKTIPISAGSPDNKTYEGQMVMSEKFKETRMNGATVGFTDDDGKGEYDIKDVPHAIRLTNSGTFVHGNYWGAKSVFGSVNTSHGCVGLSDTKGANDSGTAGYWFYTHSIVGDVVVVKNTGDKTVAPDNGLNGWNMDWAQWKAGSAV from the coding sequence ATGACGGACAGTAGGCGGCGCAGGGGTCTGATGACCGCGTCCGCCCTGCTCGGCGGTGTTCTGGTGCTCTCTGCGTGTTCCGGCGGCGACAGCGGCGCCTCCGACGGTGGAGGGAGCTCCTCGCAGGCCAAGGCCGACGAGGCGGCGGCCAAGAAGTCCTCCGAGGCCCAGATCAAGATCACACCCGCGGACGGCTCGGACAACGCCTCCATCAACAACTCCGCGGCCGTCACGGTCAGCAAGGGCACGCTCACCGCGGTGACGATGACCACCACCGAGGGCACCGCCGTCGAGGGCGCGCTCTCCGCCGACAAGACCAGCTGGAAGCCGAACACCCAGCTGGAGCGCTCCACCACGTACAAGGTCGCGGCCGAGGCGAAGGACGCGAGTGGCCTCGTGGCGCACGAGAACGCCTCCTTCACGACGGTCTCCCCGAACAACAGCTTCATAGGCAACTTCACGCCGGAGAACGGCTCGACCGTCGGCGTGGGCATGCCCGTGTCGATCACCTTCAACAAGGCGATCACCAACAAGGCGGCCGTCCAGAAGGGCGTCACGGTCACCTCCACCAGCGGTCAGGAGGTCGTCTGCCACTGGTTCTCCACCCAGCGGATGGACTGCCGTCCCGAGGACTACTGGAAGGAGAACTCCACCGTCACGCTGAAGCTCGCGCTCGACGGGGTGGAGGGCGCGGACGGTGTCATCGGTGTCCAGCAGAAGACGGTCACCTTCAAGGTCGGCCGCAACCAGGTCTCCTATGTCGACGCCAAGACCAAGCAGATGAAGATCACGCACAACGGCGCCGTCATCAAGACCATCCCGATCTCCGCCGGCTCGCCCGACAACAAGACGTACGAGGGCCAGATGGTGATGTCGGAGAAGTTCAAGGAGACGCGCATGAACGGCGCGACCGTGGGCTTCACCGACGACGACGGCAAGGGCGAGTACGACATCAAGGACGTGCCGCACGCCATCCGCCTCACCAACTCCGGCACCTTCGTGCACGGCAACTACTGGGGCGCGAAGTCCGTCTTCGGTTCGGTGAACACCAGCCACGGCTGTGTGGGCCTGTCCGACACCAAGGGCGCCAACGACTCGGGCACCGCGGGCTACTGGTTCTACACCCACTCGATCGTCGGTGACGTCGTGGTGGTCAAGAACACCGGCGACAAGACCGTGGCCCCGGACAACGGCCTCAACGGCTGGAACATGGACTGGGCCCAGTGGAAGGCGGGTTCGGCCGTCTGA
- a CDS encoding LPXTG cell wall anchor domain-containing protein has translation MSSARRSLLTATAAGTLLGALWFVPSANASQDTPVRTVTTTQVTTQARVASTTATDAAAYRATGSRVDDAAGTTAESLAGTTEDDGTRLADTGSFDTTPYVVGGTTLLALGAGFVVYSVRRERLGF, from the coding sequence GTGTCATCCGCTCGACGTTCGTTGCTGACCGCCACCGCCGCGGGGACCCTGCTGGGCGCCCTGTGGTTCGTCCCGTCCGCGAACGCGTCCCAGGACACCCCGGTCAGAACGGTCACGACGACACAGGTCACGACCCAGGCCCGGGTCGCTTCGACGACCGCGACCGACGCCGCGGCCTACCGCGCCACCGGCTCCAGGGTCGACGACGCGGCCGGTACGACCGCCGAGTCGCTGGCCGGCACCACGGAGGACGACGGCACCCGGCTCGCCGACACCGGAAGCTTCGACACGACCCCGTACGTCGTCGGCGGGACCACCCTGCTAGCACTGGGCGCGGGTTTCGTGGTTTATTCCGTTCGCCGGGAACGTCTGGGTTTTTGA
- the hutH gene encoding histidine ammonia-lyase codes for MHTVVVGTSGVTASDVLAVARDGARIELSAEAVAALAAAREIVDALAAKPEPVYGVSTGFGALATRHISPELRARLQRNIVRSHAAGMGPRVEREVVRALMFLRLKTVCSGHTGVRPEVAQTMADILNAGITPVVHEYGSLGCSGDLAPLSHCALTLMGEGDAEGPDGVVRPAGELLAEHGIAPAELREKEGLALLNGTDGMLGMLVMALADLDMLYKSADVTAALSLEALLGTDKVLAPELHAIRPHPGQGASAANMLAVLAGSELTGHHQDDAPRVQDAYSVRCAPQVAGAGRDTMAHARLVAERELASAVDNPVVLPDGRVESNGNFHGAPVAYVLDFLAIAVADLASIAERRTDRLLDKNRSHGLPPFLADDAGVDSGLMIAQYTQAALVSELKRLAVPASADSIPSSAMQEDHVSMGWSAARKLRTAVDNLTRVIAVELYAATRGVELREGLTPAPASRAVIEAVRKAGVQGPGPDRFLAPDLAAADAFVRDGRLVAAVEAVTGPLR; via the coding sequence ATGCACACTGTGGTGGTGGGGACGTCCGGGGTGACCGCGTCCGACGTGCTCGCCGTGGCCCGCGACGGCGCCCGGATCGAACTCTCCGCGGAGGCGGTGGCGGCCCTCGCCGCGGCCCGCGAGATCGTGGACGCGCTGGCGGCCAAGCCCGAGCCCGTCTACGGCGTCTCCACCGGGTTCGGCGCCCTCGCCACCCGGCACATCAGCCCGGAGCTGCGCGCCCGGCTCCAGCGCAACATCGTCCGCTCGCACGCCGCCGGCATGGGCCCGCGGGTCGAGCGCGAGGTCGTCCGGGCGCTGATGTTCCTGCGGCTGAAGACCGTCTGCTCCGGACATACCGGCGTGCGGCCCGAGGTCGCGCAGACCATGGCCGACATCCTGAACGCCGGCATCACCCCGGTCGTGCACGAGTACGGCTCCCTGGGCTGTTCCGGCGACCTGGCCCCGCTCTCGCACTGCGCCCTCACCCTGATGGGCGAGGGGGACGCCGAGGGCCCCGACGGTGTGGTGCGCCCGGCCGGTGAGCTGCTCGCCGAGCACGGCATCGCCCCGGCCGAACTGCGCGAGAAGGAGGGTCTCGCGCTCCTCAACGGCACCGACGGCATGCTCGGCATGCTGGTCATGGCCCTCGCCGACCTCGACATGCTCTACAAGTCCGCCGATGTCACGGCGGCGCTCAGCCTGGAGGCGCTGCTCGGCACCGACAAGGTGCTCGCGCCCGAGCTGCACGCCATCCGCCCGCACCCGGGGCAGGGCGCCTCGGCCGCCAACATGCTGGCCGTGCTCGCGGGTTCGGAGCTCACCGGCCACCACCAGGACGATGCCCCCCGGGTCCAGGACGCCTACTCGGTGCGCTGTGCCCCGCAGGTCGCCGGGGCCGGCCGCGACACCATGGCGCACGCCCGGCTCGTCGCCGAGCGGGAGCTGGCCTCGGCCGTCGACAACCCGGTGGTGCTTCCCGACGGCCGTGTGGAGTCCAACGGCAACTTCCACGGGGCGCCGGTCGCCTACGTGCTGGACTTCCTCGCCATCGCCGTCGCCGACCTGGCCTCCATCGCCGAGCGGCGCACCGACCGGCTGCTGGACAAGAACCGCAGCCACGGCCTCCCGCCGTTCCTCGCGGACGACGCCGGTGTCGACTCCGGACTGATGATCGCCCAGTACACGCAGGCCGCGCTGGTCAGCGAGCTGAAGCGGCTGGCCGTACCGGCGTCCGCCGACTCGATCCCGTCCTCCGCGATGCAGGAGGACCATGTGTCGATGGGCTGGTCCGCGGCCCGCAAGCTGCGCACCGCCGTCGACAACCTCACCCGGGTGATCGCCGTCGAGCTGTACGCCGCCACCCGCGGGGTGGAGCTGCGCGAGGGACTGACCCCGGCGCCGGCCAGCCGGGCCGTCATCGAGGCCGTCCGCAAGGCGGGCGTGCAGGGCCCGGGACCGGACCGGTTCCTCGCGCCCGACCTCGCGGCGGCGGACGCCTTCGTGCGCGACGGACGGCTCGTCGCCGCGGTGGAGGCGGTCACCGGACCGCTGCGCTAG
- a CDS encoding GGDEF domain-containing protein: MGEDRRLVAVVALAQGMAAAHTPRESWRAAALGACQALSGGFAALSVWERDLGRLRVLVNVGDRAADEDEFPDAEAYPVHQFPEITEFLHERWVAGGEPNAWVETARGPAAGRPGYCHQRVAALRRRGRSSCVVAPIVLHGRAWGELYVARPVGAAVFDRADADFATVLAAVVAAGLAQTERLEEARRLAFTDALTGLANRRAVDVRLEAAVERHRLEGIVVSLVVCDLNGLKRVNDTRGHAVGDRLLERFGSVLSLCGAMLPGALAARLGGDEFCLLAVGSPADDVVHVADDLCRRAGELELGEGVACGVASTQDPIGPVTSARRLFRLADAAQYRAKAVRAARPVVAGRAGPDDPVVRLADEPPRERTGERRRFRGRR, from the coding sequence ATGGGTGAGGACAGACGCCTGGTGGCCGTGGTGGCGCTCGCGCAGGGGATGGCGGCCGCGCACACCCCCCGCGAGTCATGGCGTGCGGCGGCTCTCGGAGCCTGCCAGGCGCTGTCCGGAGGCTTCGCGGCCCTCTCGGTCTGGGAGCGGGATCTCGGGCGGCTGCGCGTCCTCGTGAACGTGGGGGACCGGGCAGCCGACGAGGACGAGTTCCCGGACGCCGAGGCGTATCCGGTGCATCAGTTCCCGGAGATCACCGAGTTCCTGCACGAGCGCTGGGTGGCCGGGGGCGAGCCCAACGCCTGGGTGGAAACGGCCCGCGGCCCCGCCGCCGGACGCCCCGGCTACTGTCACCAGAGGGTCGCCGCACTGCGCCGCCGGGGCCGGAGTTCCTGTGTCGTCGCGCCCATCGTGCTGCACGGCCGGGCCTGGGGCGAGCTGTACGTCGCCCGTCCGGTGGGCGCCGCCGTCTTCGACCGGGCCGACGCCGACTTCGCCACCGTCCTCGCCGCCGTCGTCGCCGCCGGGCTCGCCCAGACCGAACGGCTGGAGGAGGCCCGCCGTCTCGCCTTCACCGACGCCCTCACCGGTCTGGCCAACCGCCGCGCCGTCGACGTACGGCTGGAGGCGGCGGTCGAGCGGCACCGCCTGGAGGGGATCGTGGTCAGCCTCGTGGTGTGCGACCTCAACGGGCTGAAGCGGGTCAACGACACCCGCGGGCACGCCGTCGGCGACCGGCTCCTCGAGCGGTTCGGGTCGGTGCTGTCGCTGTGCGGGGCCATGCTGCCCGGCGCGCTGGCCGCCCGGCTCGGCGGCGACGAGTTCTGTCTGCTGGCCGTCGGGTCGCCCGCCGACGATGTCGTCCATGTCGCCGACGACCTCTGCCGCCGGGCCGGGGAACTGGAGCTCGGTGAGGGCGTGGCCTGCGGGGTCGCCTCCACCCAGGACCCCATCGGGCCCGTGACCTCCGCCCGTCGGCTGTTCCGGCTCGCCGACGCGGCCCAGTACCGGGCCAAGGCCGTGCGGGCCGCCCGGCCGGTGGTCGCCGGGCGGGCGGGCCCGGACGACCCCGTCGTACGCCTCGCCGACGAGCCGCCCCGGGAGCGGACCGGCGAGCGGCGGCGGTTCAGGGGGCGGCGCTGA
- a CDS encoding enoyl-CoA hydratase/isomerase family protein — MSEERFGEFVLVRRHGDGGHVAELVLDRPKAMNAVSTDMARSIAGACAALGADRDVRVVVLTSTHERAFCVGADLKERNSLSDAELLRQRPLTRGAYTGVLELPVPTVAALHGFALGGGFELALACDVIVADPTAVVGLPEVSVGVIPGGGGTQLLPRRVGAARAAELVFTARRVEAAEARDLGLVDVLVEEGRDREEALELAGRIGANSPVGLRAAKRALRLGQGLDLRAGLEVEDAAWRSVAFSGDRAEGVAAFNEKRKPQWPGE, encoded by the coding sequence ATGAGCGAGGAGCGGTTCGGGGAGTTCGTCCTCGTGCGGCGGCACGGGGACGGTGGGCACGTCGCCGAGCTGGTCCTCGACCGGCCGAAGGCCATGAACGCGGTCTCCACCGACATGGCCCGGTCGATCGCCGGGGCGTGCGCGGCGCTGGGCGCGGACCGGGACGTGCGGGTGGTCGTGCTGACCTCGACGCACGAGCGGGCGTTCTGCGTCGGCGCCGACCTCAAGGAGCGGAACTCCCTCAGCGACGCCGAACTGCTGCGGCAGCGGCCGCTCACGCGCGGTGCGTACACCGGGGTGCTGGAGCTGCCGGTGCCCACGGTCGCGGCGCTGCACGGCTTCGCGCTGGGCGGCGGGTTCGAACTGGCGCTGGCGTGCGACGTCATCGTGGCCGACCCGACGGCCGTGGTGGGGCTGCCGGAGGTGTCCGTGGGCGTGATCCCGGGCGGCGGCGGCACCCAGCTGCTGCCGCGCCGGGTGGGAGCGGCGCGGGCGGCCGAGCTGGTCTTCACGGCGCGCCGGGTGGAGGCGGCCGAGGCGCGGGACCTGGGCCTGGTGGACGTTCTGGTGGAGGAGGGGCGGGACCGCGAGGAGGCGCTGGAACTGGCCGGGCGGATCGGCGCCAACTCGCCGGTGGGGCTGCGGGCGGCGAAGCGGGCGCTGCGCCTCGGGCAGGGGCTGGACCTGCGGGCCGGGCTCGAGGTCGAGGACGCCGCGTGGCGGTCGGTGGCCTTCTCCGGGGACCGGGCGGAAGGGGTCGCGGCCTTCAACGAGAAGCGGAAGCCGCAGTGGCCCGGTGAGTGA
- a CDS encoding adenylate/guanylate cyclase domain-containing protein encodes MTVDDTGSGADADGRRNLPAAESGEPGDPGEDPHPLALRLEQLILGAERRYTPFQAARSAGVSMELASRFWRAMGFADIGQARALTEADVLALRRLAGLVEAGLLSEAMAVQVARSTGQTTARLAEWQIDSFLEGLTEPPEPGMTRTEVTYPIVELLLPELEEFLVYVWRRQLAASAGRVVQAADDEEMVDRRLAVAFADLVGFTRLTRRMEEEELGELVEAFETTAADLVAARGGRLIKTLGDEVLYAADDAGIAADIALLLVETMSNDETMPELRVGMAFGTVTTRMGDVFGTTVNLASRLTSIAPRDAVLVDSAFAEELIRTGDAPASEAEAAEEAAAAEKEGEEPPKYRFALQPMWQRPVRGLGVVEPWLLTRRNGVDD; translated from the coding sequence GTGACCGTCGACGACACGGGCTCCGGCGCGGACGCGGACGGCCGGCGAAACCTGCCGGCCGCCGAATCCGGCGAGCCGGGCGACCCCGGTGAGGACCCGCATCCTCTCGCGCTGCGCCTCGAACAGCTCATCCTCGGCGCCGAGCGGCGCTACACCCCGTTCCAGGCCGCGCGCAGCGCCGGCGTCTCCATGGAGCTGGCGTCGCGTTTCTGGCGGGCCATGGGCTTCGCCGACATCGGGCAGGCGAGGGCCCTCACCGAGGCCGACGTCCTCGCCCTGCGGCGGCTGGCCGGCCTCGTGGAGGCGGGGCTGCTGAGCGAGGCGATGGCCGTGCAGGTGGCGCGGTCCACCGGGCAGACCACCGCCCGTCTGGCGGAATGGCAGATCGACTCCTTCCTGGAGGGCCTGACCGAGCCGCCCGAGCCGGGCATGACCCGCACCGAGGTCACGTATCCCATCGTCGAGCTGCTGCTGCCCGAGCTGGAGGAGTTCCTCGTCTACGTCTGGCGCCGGCAGCTGGCCGCCTCGGCGGGCCGGGTCGTGCAGGCCGCCGACGACGAGGAGATGGTCGACCGGCGGCTGGCCGTCGCCTTCGCGGACCTCGTCGGCTTCACCCGGCTGACCCGGCGCATGGAGGAGGAGGAGCTCGGCGAGCTCGTCGAGGCCTTCGAGACGACCGCCGCCGACCTGGTCGCCGCCCGTGGCGGGCGGCTGATCAAGACGCTCGGCGACGAGGTGCTCTACGCGGCCGACGACGCCGGCATCGCCGCCGACATCGCGCTGCTCCTCGTCGAGACGATGAGCAACGACGAGACGATGCCCGAACTGCGCGTCGGCATGGCCTTCGGCACGGTCACCACCCGGATGGGCGATGTCTTCGGCACGACGGTCAACCTGGCCTCGCGGCTGACCTCGATAGCTCCCCGTGACGCCGTCCTCGTCGACAGCGCCTTCGCCGAGGAACTGATCCGCACCGGCGACGCCCCGGCCTCGGAGGCCGAGGCGGCGGAGGAGGCGGCCGCCGCGGAGAAGGAGGGCGAGGAGCCGCCGAAGTACCGCTTCGCGCTCCAGCCGATGTGGCAGCGCCCGGTGCGCGGTCTCGGCGTGGTCGAACCCTGGCTGCTGACCCGGCGCAACGGCGTCGACGACTGA
- a CDS encoding biotin--[acetyl-CoA-carboxylase] ligase: MTPRDAADAGGGRWSDLDRPPLNAPALRRALVREGGLWSQVDVVQSTGSTNSDLVAAASAGKAAEGAVLVAEEQTSGRGRLDRRWTAPPRSGLFFSVLLTPREVPVARWGWLPLLTGVAVATGLSRAAGVDTALKWPNDLLVTVGGEERKAGGILAERAGPEAVVVGVGLNVSLRADELPVPLAGSLALAGAVSTDRDTLLRGVLRSLGEWYGRWREAGGDPAASGLQETYAAGCATLGRTVRAELPGDRSIVGEAVAVDGDGRLVIATEEGVQEPVGAGDIVHLRPA; the protein is encoded by the coding sequence ATGACACCGCGAGATGCAGCAGACGCCGGCGGCGGCCGGTGGTCCGATCTGGACCGTCCGCCCCTCAACGCCCCGGCGCTGCGCCGGGCGCTGGTACGGGAGGGCGGCCTGTGGTCACAGGTGGACGTGGTGCAGAGCACCGGTTCCACCAACTCCGACCTGGTGGCGGCGGCGAGCGCGGGCAAGGCGGCCGAAGGCGCGGTCCTCGTCGCCGAGGAGCAGACCTCGGGGCGCGGCCGGCTGGACCGCCGGTGGACGGCGCCGCCGCGGTCCGGGCTGTTCTTCTCCGTGCTGCTCACCCCGCGCGAGGTGCCGGTGGCCCGCTGGGGCTGGCTGCCGCTGCTCACCGGCGTCGCCGTGGCGACGGGCCTGTCCCGGGCGGCGGGCGTGGACACGGCACTCAAATGGCCCAACGACCTCCTGGTGACCGTCGGGGGAGAGGAACGCAAGGCCGGCGGCATCCTCGCCGAACGGGCCGGACCCGAGGCGGTCGTCGTCGGCGTCGGCCTCAACGTCAGCCTGCGGGCCGACGAGCTCCCCGTGCCCCTGGCCGGATCGCTGGCGCTGGCCGGCGCGGTCAGTACGGACCGGGACACGCTGCTGCGGGGCGTCCTGCGGTCGCTGGGGGAGTGGTACGGCCGCTGGCGGGAGGCCGGCGGCGACCCGGCGGCCAGCGGTCTCCAGGAGACGTACGCCGCCGGGTGCGCGACGCTGGGACGGACGGTACGGGCCGAGCTGCCCGGGGACCGGTCGATCGTCGGCGAGGCGGTCGCGGTCGACGGGGACGGACGGCTTGTGATCGCCACGGAGGAAGGGGTACAGGAGCCGGTGGGGGCGGGAGACATCGTGCACCTGAGGCCGGCGTGA